tttctgataaattgtTATACAAAGATCTGTTTGTATGTTTCCACTTTCTCTctgaataaatcagtcctcttgaagaagtcagatgaaactagtcaggatttaatctatattaagatttttttttagtggttcttttgtatctgagcatcaGGTTTCAGGTTTTCCAGTGAGTTTTACGtacacatatgctatatatatgtatgtatgtatatatatatatatatatatatatatatatatatatatatatatatatatatatatatatatatataaatatatatatatatattatatatatatatatatatatatatatatatatatatatatatatatatatatacctttatatatatatttaaatatatacatatatatatatatatatatatatatatatatatatatatatatatataaagggaatacatataatatagatatatgcatagctattatatatacatatatcttttcattcatacatatatatttctatccatATATAACTAATCATAGTACACACATActcgtgtatgatatatatatatatatacataaatatatatatatatatatatatatatatatatatatatatatatatatatatatatatatatatatatatatatatatatatatatatatatgtatatatatatatatatatatatatatatatatagatatatatatatatatatatatatatatatatatatatatatatatatatatatatatatatatatatatatatatatatatatatatataaacagacagacaatacaagagagagtgagagagagagagagagagagagagagagagagagagagagagagagagagagagagagagagagagagagagagagagagagagagagaggaaattaaaacTCTATTCATCGAACAACTAATTCAACCAACTAAAAAGACATCATCAATTAATTCCACCAAATCAAATCAGAACCCCAAACTGAGTTTCTCATTCCCACAACCAAAACCAAACAACCTTATCTAAACCCTTTCTAGACAATAccgataaaatcatatatatatactttttctttctTATCTTTGCGAAACAATGACACGAGAATCGAGAAGAATAGCGtatttatttgttatgcaattcGGGCGACCGTGACATAAACTGGTTATTTGTCGAGGAGTTCAACTGTGTGTTGGACCGATTCGAACAGGTGGGGTGGAATCAGATCGCCCTGCTGGAGGCAGTATAAGAGGTAACACTTTAATGACATGTTGTACGGTGACTGTTAGGTGATGGgagaggcaaagagagagagagagagagagagagagagagagagagagagaggtgtgtgtgtgtgtaatagtagtTGTGGTAGCAATGGTATGCTCTCATTTCGAATATCTTCTGGAACTAATTTAATAATTTGattctcttctgagagagagagagagagagagagagagagagagagagagagagagagagagagagtgtgtgtgtgtatgtactagtAGTTGTGGTAGCAATGGTATGCTCTCATTTCGAATATCTTCTGAACTAATTTAATAATTTGattctcttctgagagagagagagagagagagagagagagagagagagagagagagagagagagagagagagagagagagagagttctagtaATAGGTTGTTCTCTTTTGGAATATTCTCTAAAGTAACTTAATAATTTAattctcttctgagagagagagagagagagagagagagagagagagagagagagagagagagagagagagagagagagagagagagagagagagagatctagtaatAGGTTCTTCTCTTTTGGAATATTCTCTAAAGTAACTtaataatttcattctcttctgacagagagagagagagaagagagaagagagagagagaagagagagagagagagagagagagagagagagagagataactggtaATAGGTTCTTCTCTTTTGGAATATCTTCTAAAGTACTTGATAATTCAattgttttctgagagagagagagagtgagaagagagagagagagatgagagagagagagagagagagagagagagagagagagagggggttcttGTGTTTTGGAATATCTTCTAAAGTAACATAATAATTTCAttgtcttctgagagagagagagagagagagagagagagagagagagagtgaggagagagagagagagagagagagtagcagtaatagtattagtagtagtagcagtagtagcttcCTCTCTCTCTTGGAATATGTTCTAAAATCATTCACTAATCTCGttctcttatgagagagagagagagagagagagtgagagagagagagagagagagagagagagagagagagagagagagaactagtaatAGGTTCTTCTCTTTTGGAATATCTTCTATAGTTATTTAATGATTTAAttgtctcctgagagagagagagagagagagagagaatactggtagtagtagtagtagtagtagtagtagtagtagtagtagtagtagtagtagtagtagtaatagcttcCTGTCTCTTGGAATATGTTCTAAAGTCATCTAATATTCTCCTTctcatagcagagagagagagagagagagagagagagagagagagagagagagagagagagagagagagagagagagacgtgttaaCAACATGCTTGCCAATTTGCTTGATGTGATTGTAACGCGTTAATACAACAGCCCCTATTATTATCTCCGGCCCTGAAGCTGTGCCACCTCTTTGTGTGGGTCGCAAATTGGCAATCGTGAACGTGAGATTTTGTGGGTATAAAAGACGGACACTTCTCCCTATCAGCATCATTATTCGCCGACGAATCACACGATGAAGGTGAGATAGTTTAGCTCTCTTCGAGTCGAGTCTTTTTGTTCGTCCAATACTtgagttttttttctttaggaATGACTTTGTTTACCTTTGGCTATCAGTTGTAAAAGGGGCAGTGTATCAGTAAAGCAATACTATTGGGTTTGTCCAGTACTTTAGTTTTTTCTTAAGATCAGATATATTAGGAAGACTTTTGTTTAGTTTTGGGTATCAGTTGTAAAAGAGGGtttatcagtaaagctgtactagtcagggtcccccatactaggttggtttgctttgagcgatcagattaaagtgtTGTTTCTTAAGATAGGATCTATTAGGATGACTTTGATTAGTTTTGATAATCAGTAGTAAAGGGGCTGtgtatcagtaaagctgtactagtcaggggctgccatactaggttggtttgctttgagcaatcagatTAAAGAGTTTTTTTCTTAAGATAGGATCTATCAGGATGACTATGTTTAGCTTTGGGTATCAGTTGTAAAAGGGGCTGtgtatcagtaaagctgtactaatcagtgtcccccatactaggttagtttgctttgagcgatcagattaaagtgtTTTTTCTTAAGATAGGATCTATTAGGATGACTTCGTCTAGCTTTGATTATCAGTAGTAAAAGGGgctgtgtgtcgccatgatcagtaaagctgtactagtcagggtccccCATActagcgatcagattaaagtcctCCACCATCGCCAAACCGCAGTTGCTAGCAAGGTGATGAAACCTGACCAAACCTCAGATAtgattgacatttctgaggcctttgtcctgtagtggactagaaacggctgcatttgttgtttgttgttgttgaatgattGTAAAAAAGACATTTTAGTCTTTTAGATTGAATCGTTTAAAAGACTTTTATTAGATTTGAATGTTAATGGGTATGAATTGATAAGTGATGAATGATAATTGATTGTAAAATAACCTTTATTCTCGTTTAAAAGACTTTTAGTGCCTCTGAATCTAAACATctaggtggtagcgtccttgcctggtgatttccatactagggttcgagtctcactcaaacccgttaagttcctctggtcgctgcaacctcaccatccttgtgagctaaggatggggggcgggagcctataggtctatctgctgagtcatcagcagccattgtctggccctccttagccccagcttggatggagagggggcttgggtgctgatcatatgtgatgtggtcagtctctacggcattgtcctgcttgatagggcaatgtcactgtcccttgcctctgccattcatgaacggcctttaaacctctaaacctttaGAGGGTGAAGGATTGACGTCCCCAGAGAAGATAAAAGGGAACCATAATATGAATATCAAAACTATGGAATGAAGATACGATTAGGGTCACTTTAGGGAAAGATCAAAGAGATTTTCAACCTTAAATCGTTTATATTTAGAAACTGAAAAGAATCATGCAGAAGGTTCAGTTGACTTGGAATCTTAAATGCAGGATTTAAGAAGTGGAGAAAGAAAGACTAATTAATTTTGAGTTCTGAGTCTTTAAAAGAGTTGGAATTTAGACTTGAGAGACCAATTCTCTATGTGAAGAAGCTCAGGAAGACTCCACAATCCTTTGAAGATTGATTGACTGACGTATTTACGAGAAATGGCGTCACAAGGATAGAGGTTAATGACGATAATATTTAGATTCGAATTTTGAAATaggtactccctctctctctctctctctctctctctctctctctctctctctctctctctctctctctctctctctctctgtttaattctACTCTTTCAGAATGCTAATTCGCTCCAAGCGATCTCTAGGTTCCGGTACGATAATTGAATCACGATGGGTACGAAGCCCACGAGAAACAGATATAGTTATTGACAAGGTGCGTTCTCTACAGCGAAAGTCGATTACGACTAATTTCAATACCATTAATTACACGTTTTCGATGACCTAATTCTTATGAATATACTTCATCTAATAGACTATGAggtaaattacatatatttatagatacattatGATTAATTACATGTAATTTTGCTAAACTAATTATTAAGTTATATGAAACGTTACCGTGAATAGTGTCATTTCTATCCAGTGGCGTCTATTACATCACCTATAGCTACTTGTAATATTAATGTTATGTTGGATGTAATCTGAATGATGCTGTTCTTTTTAACTTATTATTACTATAGATGAAATGTAATTTATTCAACGTAATTCCCTTCCATATATCTCCGTTACTTTAACTTGCGTTTGTAGTACTGATTATGATGGCAAAAGTCgaaatataataaatgtaataaaatgaaTTACCTTACTTATCACTCTTCATGTATTTGTAGTTTAGAGGATAAACACTTAATGTAATCAATAAAGTTACATTTTCTATAAATAACCATGTAGGGAAATAATGGAATGTAATCAATTTAAGGTAATTTTCTCAAAGAACGATTACCCCAATTACATTATCACTCGGGTGTTATTAGCAGTTCTGATGATATGAATTTATCAAATATAATCAGTTGTAATTATCATTAAATAACGAGAACAGAATTAGTTTATATAACTAAATAGAATTACTTTTAAATAATTATTGGTTTGGCTCGTCGCTGGGGCCAAGAAGACTATTCAACATGAAGAGATAAAGAAAGCTAAGAAGTAGGTGCAAGTATGAGTAGAATGGACTGTGTCTACAGTAGCCCACGTGAGATGTACAGGCTGCAGGGCAACTAACTATTAAGTTAAATGTCAGGAAGGGATTGATATATAGTAAATGCTTACAGTTGGTCCTATGAGGTGCACAGAATGCAATGCCCTCTGGCAAGGAGAATATATCttgaagtcattattattattattattattattgttattattattattattattgttattgttattattattattattattttcaaattgaaaTCAGTTTggcaagcttattattattattattattattattattattattattattattattattattattataactactactactactactactactactactactactactactactactgctgctgctgctgtactagctaagctacaactatagttgaaaaatcagattattattattattattattattattatcatcatcatattgacATCAGTTTggcaagcttattattattattattattattattattataactactactactactactactactactactagctaagctacaaccatagttggaaaatcagattattattattattattattattatcattattattattattattactaactaaaccacaaccctagttggaaaagcaggatactacaagcccaaggactccaagagtgaaaaatagcccagtaatgaacaatgaaacaaAGTCCTCACGAACCTTTCCCTTCTTCAGGTGTTTGCAGTTCTAACGCTGGCAGCTGGAGCCTCTGCCCTAGCGGCTCCCTCCAGGAGCCCCTTCGGGTATACTCCAGGGGCTTCATACCATCAAGTGCCATCTTATTCATCTTATTCAGTGCCATCTTATTCAGCGCCATCTCTGGGCTCCTATTCTACCTATGTCTCTCCACGATCATATCCAACGAAGCCAGCCTATGAAGTgagtgggtttattattattattattattattattattattattattattattattatattgacatCAATTTGTTgacttaagtttattattattattattattattattattattattattattattattattgtattgacATCAATTTGTTGagcttaagtttattattattattattattattattattattattattattattattatattgacatTAATTTGTTGagcttaagtttattattattattattattattattattattatattgacatTAATTTGTTGagcttaagtttattattattattattattattattattattattgacatcaaTTTGGTAAGcttaagtttattattatcattattattattattattattattattattattattattattattatattgacatCAATATGTTGagcttaagtttattattattattattattattattattattattattattattattattattattattattattattattatattgatatcagTTTGGCAAGattaacttgattattattattattattatcattattattattgacatcagTTTGGTAAGCTGaagtttactcttattattattattattattattattattatcattattattattattattattatattgacatTAATTTCGTAAGCTTAAGATTATTaactcatttaaaaaataaaaaatatgaaataagaaacaaCTAAAAAAACACCCTCTCTTTCGTTTCAAGCAGAAACCAGCCCCGTACAACTTCGACTACGTCGTGAAGGACTATTCCggcaacgacttcggccaccaCGAGTCCACCGACGGCCACACGACTTACGGGGCTTATTACGTCGATCTTCCAGACGGCCGAAGACAGAAGGTGACTTACACAGTCAGCGGAGACTCGGGATACGTGGCCGAGGTCACTTACGAAGGCGAAGCGAAGTACCCCGTCGAAGCCGCTGCCAGCTCCTACCAGCCTAGCTACGTGTACACTTACGGATAAAGTGGAGACCGTTGCCGTTTTGCGCCTGCCTAAATGCTCAGCTGAACTGACTCGCCTTTATCATGTTTTTGAACGATTTTTTTTTCCgatttagattatttattcttgATAATACATCGTTGAAATGATTATCTGTTTTTATTCATCCTTCTAATTGAGGCATTGAGGATTATAGTCTTCAGGTGTCCtggtaaatataaaaaaggaatattaTAGTAACATAACTGTATATTATGCAACTGTTAAACTCACCAGAGGTATATTACTATGACAgacaaactactctctctctctctctctctctctctctctctctctctctctctctctctctctctctcacacaataagTACAGCCACTTGCTCCTTTTCTGACCACAGCAAATAGCTGGATGGTCTTGTGAGCGATAGACCGGGATCGAACGTCGGATAAGAAGTTGGCAGTATGACTACGAGGGATAGCCATATACATTaagtgtctcatatatatatatatatatatatatatatatatatatatatatatgtttatatatatatatatatatatatatatatatatatatatatacacacacacacacacacacatatatatatatatatatatatatatacagtatatatacttgatTAAAGTTATTCTTTCTTATTATTGGTGACATCAACGGATTCATCATGAGTCAGTGGAAAGATCAtgaacagacgcatgtggaaggacatgtctgaggcctttgtcctgcagtagactagcattGGTTGATAAGgatggtgtttatatatatgtatatatatatatatatatatatatatatatatatatatatatatatatatatatatatatatatatatatatatatacatatagttgctAGTTGCTATGATATAAAACCTATCTGTAATTAGCCCCCTGGGATAATTTTAAAACTATCTTATCAAAAGTCCAAGAAAATCCTTTGATTTGAATCGAACGAGTTGCTCAGGCAATATATCATCTGGGATATAAGAATTTCCGTTACTTAAACATTAGCCAAAATCCTAAATGAAGACAGAAATAAATAATATTGGTTTATGATGCTGTATCGTAAATGCTATTAGATGAAAGATAGAATTAgaaaatatacaacaataacaataacaataacaataaaaataacaaaacctgAAGACAGTTTTTTTTAACTAGTTTTTCTTAGCTGTTTCCAATATCCTTAATCTATTTAAGTGGCTGAGAGATATAAGAGAATTTCCAATCTTCCCATAAGTATGATTACTTCCTTTGGAGTCTTCTCATTAGTATGGGCACTTCTTTTGTAGTCTTCCCATTAGCATGGACACTTCTTTTGTAGTCTTCCCATTAGTATGGACACTTCTTTTGTAGTCTTCCCATTAGTATGAACACTTCTTTTGTA
Above is a window of Palaemon carinicauda isolate YSFRI2023 chromosome 30, ASM3689809v2, whole genome shotgun sequence DNA encoding:
- the LOC137623792 gene encoding pro-resilin-like isoform X2; this translates as MKVFAVLTLAAGASALAAPSRSPFGYTPGASYHQVPSYSSYSVPSYSAPSLGSYSTYVSPRSYPTKPAYEKPAPYNFDYVVKDYSGNDFGHHESTDGHTTYGAYYVDLPDGRRQKVTYTVSGDSGYVAEVTYEGEAKYPVEAAASSYQPSYVYTYG
- the LOC137623792 gene encoding pro-resilin-like isoform X1 — translated: MKVFAVLTLAAGASALAAPSRSPFGYTPGASYHQVPSYSSYSVPSYSAPSLGSYSTYVSPRSYPTKPAYEQKPAPYNFDYVVKDYSGNDFGHHESTDGHTTYGAYYVDLPDGRRQKVTYTVSGDSGYVAEVTYEGEAKYPVEAAASSYQPSYVYTYG